The sequence GCagagtggcttagttggttagagtgtcgtcctgatatgccaagtttgtgggtttgattcacattcagggcacatagaagaatcaaccaataaatgcataactaagtggagcaacaaatctctttctctatgtctcaaataaaaaaaaagaaactattaataATGAGGTGGGAAGAATAAGAGATAActaaaagaaacaggaagaaagctATTGCATTGAGCTTGGTGAACATGGAAGAGAATGGAGAAAGTCAGAGATCAACAACTAGATATACAATAGTGCCATGCACTTGAGTTAGAACACAATAATTCAGATTTAATTCTATTGTGTTGAAAGGTCTAATACTTTGTTTGAGAGtctctgaatttgtttttctctctgtctggaAGTGCCTGTGAGCAAAGCCATGCTACTTACATAGGAGAAAATGAACAGGACCTATTCCTTGTATAGAACATTACCTGGAGCAGAAAGTATCCATTCTGCACATGctataagaagaaataaataaatgaaataatgcatgtggTTACTGTTGGTGTCTGGAAAAGTATCCACGGGTCTTCTTAAACTTGGGGTTGTTTCAGGGATTCCTCTTTTATTAATCACACACTCTCAGTGACATGTTTTACTCTGTGGAATTACGTTTTATTTTAGGAATGAAAGTACATTTATTGTGAGATGAAAAACATGCTaagatttttctttgaaacttttatatatatcatatatttattcattttaatatgtttattgatattagagagagaggaagggagagagaaagagacatcgatTGTGAGAAACATTgagcaattggttgccttccatgtgCACCACTAATGGGGTACTGAACCCTCGACCTAGATGTGTGACCTGACCAGAAGTCAAAtctccaaccttttggtgtttgggatgatgtgccaaccaactgagccacctggctatggcaatatatcatatatttaaattttgtaaatagCATTGTAGGATAGAtattggtaagttttttaaaaaagaaaatagagcttATATAAGGAAAATACTTTTCTTAAGCCACAGAGTTAGAAAGTAGAACTTTCTAAATCTAACAGCAAGTATGATACACTTTCTAGTGTATCACAATAACTCTTTAATTCATTATAAGATGAGAACATGACTTTCACATGAGGACAAAAAGTGCAAGTACACAGTCTAGATATAGATTCCAGCTATAAATTTTTATGCACAACTATACAGTGGCTTTATggtttttctgaagttttgtgtgtgtatagacACATAAGATATAAATCACCCATGACACTCACATATGTTTTTcactttattctattttctctgtACAAGTAACACAGGATCTTTCACACAATGACACCCAAGGGTTACATGTACCTATCATTGCAGAAACAGACAGAGTGAAGCACTAGTGGCGGGGTGGGTACATGATCTGCCAAGAGTTAAATGTCAAGTGTGTTAGATAGCCTGGGAAGATACCAATTTCTTGTGAGGCCTGGCTCTGCATAACCCTCAGAGTGGAAGATTTTGTCTTTGGCCCTCTGCAACTCACTTTCTTGATCCTGAACTAAAACTATGCAGTAATATGACAGTATCATACCTCCCTCtagatttttcaaagtttttcttattttgtttatttattttattcattgacttttagagagagagagaaggggaagagggagagaaggagagagagagagagatcaattcaTTTTCCACTTAtatgttcattggttgatttttgtgtattccCTGACCAAgtattgaatctgcaaccttggcctattgggCAAATGCTTCAACTAAGCTATTTAGCCAGGACCTAAAGCTTTTCTTGACAGCATCTTATCTAGGTCTGCTTACCTcacagatacttttttttttaatctcaggcAATGTGGAGGTACAATTATAATACAAAGTGGGTATAAGCAATTATCTCTTTTTGATTCATTGACTCATGACCTTTTTGATATAAGTAGTGTCTCAACCTATTTCCACTTTGTCCCCCACCATCAACCCATGTTCTCTACTCTTTCTTGATATGCAAGAGATCAATGATTATGACAAAAATAACTTCAGATATTTCTCTTAATGTATTTCCTGTCTCACACTTCTGCCTCagctttgcacatgctgttgCTTTGGACTGTAATTTCTTACTTTGATTTCCTAACTCCTATATGCCCCTTAAGGCTGTCAATTCAGAGAATCTTTCTTGACACTCTCTTCCCCCTGCTACAGGACAGTGTATTTTTGTTCCTATATCAACTTCTATTTACTATGAATAATACAATTTCCTGTATATGTTTGTTGAGTACATAAGTAGCAACCTCCTTCATTTTATGTACAATTGATATTATAAGGATAGGGGAGTAATGGTACATTTAAGGAAATATTGCCTCCAAGGCTAGATCCAGCTACTAACAAAAGACATGGGTCACACGATCTCGGATCTGTTTTGTCTTCACACTGTAAATGATAGGGTTCATTAGGGGAGGGAATAAAAGATACACAAAGCCCATGATAACTTGGACCAGATGAGGTGCCTGCTTCCCAAAGCGATGGATGATGGACAAGCCAATCATGGGAGAGTAGAAGAGAAGCACAGCACAGATGTGGGAAACACAGGTGTTAAGAGCTTTGAATCTCTCCACCTTGGATGCAATGGACAGCACTGTACGCAGAATCAAGGCATAGGAAAAGAGAATGAGCAGTGAGTCTACACCCACTGTGGAAACAATAACAAACATGCCATAGATGCTGTTGGCTTTGATATCTGCACAGGCCAATTTCATCACCTCTTGATGGAGACAATAGGAATGTGAGAGGACCAGTGAGCCACAGTAAGGGAATCTTCTGAGCATAAAAGGCAATGGGAAAATGAGTGCTACACTGCGGCCCAGGGAAGCTAGGCCAATTCTGCCAATGACTGTATTGGTGAGAATGGAAGCATAGCGCAAGGGATGACAGATGGCCACGAAGCGGTCAAAGGCCATGGACAGTAGCACAGAGGACTCCAGGAAAGACaaacaatgaatgaaaaagagTTGGGCAAAACAAGCCTCATGACCAATATCTCGTGCCCCAATCCAAAATATGCCCAGCACTGTAGGAAGTGTGCAAAGAGACAGACCTAGGTCAGTCACAGCCAGCATGGACAGGAAAAGGTACATTGGTTCATGGAGTGAAGGCTCcgttttaatgataaaaacaattgTGCAGTTGCCCAGGATGGAAACCAGATATATGAGACATAATGGGATGGAGATCCAGATGTGCATGTGTTCCAGCCCGGGAATGCCactcagcaggaaggaggaagcaatACTACTGTTGTTTTCCAGGGGTCCCAATGTCATTGTGTATGGAGGAAAGGGGGTGTTGAATTCCCTTCAAATTCCTGAAAGAAATGAATTGAGAAAAAGCTAGTGATTGTGCCTGgaaaggaagtttttaaaaaatgattagaaCTGTACAGCTCCTCCAAAGGTCATTTCTTTTTTGGACCCTAGCACCctctgatcattttttaaaaaa is a genomic window of Phyllostomus discolor isolate MPI-MPIP mPhyDis1 chromosome 6, mPhyDis1.pri.v3, whole genome shotgun sequence containing:
- the LOC114500081 gene encoding olfactory receptor 51G2; the protein is MTLGPLENNSSIASSFLLSGIPGLEHMHIWISIPLCLIYLVSILGNCTIVFIIKTEPSLHEPMYLFLSMLAVTDLGLSLCTLPTVLGIFWIGARDIGHEACFAQLFFIHCLSFLESSVLLSMAFDRFVAICHPLRYASILTNTVIGRIGLASLGRSVALIFPLPFMLRRFPYCGSLVLSHSYCLHQEVMKLACADIKANSIYGMFVIVSTVGVDSLLILFSYALILRTVLSIASKVERFKALNTCVSHICAVLLFYSPMIGLSIIHRFGKQAPHLVQVIMGFVYLLFPPLMNPIIYSVKTKQIRDRVTHVFC